Proteins encoded within one genomic window of Humulus lupulus chromosome 1, drHumLupu1.1, whole genome shotgun sequence:
- the LOC133800115 gene encoding uncharacterized protein LOC133800115 isoform X2: MNIFCFLHFQTHIRKPLNPKHRNPNGETHTRKPLNPKHRNPNGETHTRKPPNPKRRNPNGETQTQTSVSAKTPNGETQTHGRAICGSSELHRIRLLPSPSALARLTVKG; encoded by the exons ATGAATATATTTTGTTTCCTTCACTTTCAGACCCATATTCGAAAACCCTTAAACCCCAAACACAGAAACCCCAATGGAGAGACCCATACTCGGAAACCCTTAAACCCCAAACACAGAAACCCCAATGGAGAGACCCATACTCGGAAACCCCCAAACCCCAAACGCAGAAACCCCAACGGAGAGACCCAAACCCAAACCTCAGTTAGCGCCAAAACCCCAAACGGAGAGACCCAAACCCACGGTAGAG CCATCTGCGGTTCTTCCGAGCTCCATCGGATACGACTCCTCCCATCTCCCTCTGCACTTGCACGACTGACTGTTAAG ggatga
- the LOC133800115 gene encoding uncharacterized protein LOC133800115 isoform X1 yields MNIFCFLHFQTHIRKPLNPKHRNPNGETHTRKPLNPKHRNPNGETHTRKPPNPKRRNPNGETQTQTSVSAKTPNGETQTHGRAICGSSELHRIRLLPSPSALARLTVKVIGEQTDFKER; encoded by the exons ATGAATATATTTTGTTTCCTTCACTTTCAGACCCATATTCGAAAACCCTTAAACCCCAAACACAGAAACCCCAATGGAGAGACCCATACTCGGAAACCCTTAAACCCCAAACACAGAAACCCCAATGGAGAGACCCATACTCGGAAACCCCCAAACCCCAAACGCAGAAACCCCAACGGAGAGACCCAAACCCAAACCTCAGTTAGCGCCAAAACCCCAAACGGAGAGACCCAAACCCACGGTAGAG CCATCTGCGGTTCTTCCGAGCTCCATCGGATACGACTCCTCCCATCTCCCTCTGCACTTGCACGACTGACTGTTAAG GTTATTGGTGAGCAAACTGATTTTAAAGAAAGATGA
- the LOC133824234 gene encoding uncharacterized protein LOC133824234, with the protein MSLGGMVQPAAMGQVSDVSCIYCGDGHAFESCPSNPASVCYARNQNANRNNPYSNSYNPGWRQHPNFSWGVQGASSSGAPMHIKTTYPLGFSQKQPRAQPPPPQVSQSGSLESLMKEYMAKNDAVIQSQAASLRNLEIQMGQLVNELRNIPQDTLPSDTENPRRDGKEQCKAITLRNAIAAAIPQQNATEKPMSKPPPPFPQRFQKQQKDGQFRRFLDVLKQLHINILLVDALEQMPNYVKFLKDILTKKRRLGEFETVALTEGCSAILKNKIPPKLKDPGSFTIPISIGGREKLGIGEARPTTLTLQLADRSMVHPEGKIEDVLVQVDKFIFPVDFIILDYEEDRDVPIILGRPFLATGRTLIDVEKGELTIQAKDEQVTFKVFNPIRSPNEVEACLAISVSNFKLIEKMHGKYSNGVKKKVPFEEIEKGGEPWISKEEEPSHSSKLPRKKKKKKKHSRKPQSQMLEVGNRVFFSNSLVKSRCDGVVELYDEHVGRAFKVTRKEAKFGGSEVEQYQTSVSLKDP; encoded by the exons atgagtttggggggaatggtacaaccGGCTGCTATGGGACAAGTTTCCGATGTATCTTGTatttattgtggagatgggcatgCATTTGAGAGTTGTCCTTCAAATCCTGCTTCAGTTTGTTATGCGAGGAATCAAAATGCCAACAGAAATAACCCATATTCGAACTCTTACAATCCGGGGTGGAGGCAACATCCAAACTTCTCATGGGGGGTtcaaggagctagttcaagcgGAGCACCAATGCACATCAAGACTACATATCCACTGGGGTTTTCTCAAAAACAACCAAGAGCTCAACCACCTCCTCCTCAAGTGTCGCAATCAGGCTCgttggagagtttaatgaaagaatatatggccaagaaCGATGCTGTGATTCAGAGCCAAGCGGCATCCTTGAGGAACTTAGAAATTCAAATGGGGCAACTAGTTAATGAGCTAAGGAATATACCACAAGACACCTTGCCTAGTGATACTGAAAATCCAAGGAGAGATGGTAAAGAGCAATGCAAGGCGATCACTTTGAGGAATG caattgctgcagcaattcctcaGCAAAACGCAACAGAGAAGCCAatgagcaagccacctccaccatttcctcaacGTTTTCAAAAGCAGCAAAAAGATGGTCAATTTCGAAGATTTTTGGATGTTTTGAAGCAACTCCACATCAACATACTGTTGGTGGACGCTTTGGAACAAATGCCTAATTATGTGAAGTTCTTGAAGGATATTTTGACAAAGAAGAGGAGACTTGGTGAATTTGAAACGGTTGCTTTGACTGAAGGTTGTAGTGCTatattgaagaataaaattcctccAAAGTTGAAGGATCCGGGCAGTTTCACAATTCCAATTTCTATTGGGGGACGAGAA aagttgggaattggagaagcaAGGCCAACTACACTCACCTTGCAATTGGCTGACCGTTCTATGGTGCATCCGGAGGGAAAGATTGAAGATGTCCTAGTACAAGTTGACAAGTTCATTTTTCCGGTGGATTTTATTATTCTTGACTATGAGGAAGATAGGGATGTACCGAtcattttggggagaccatttcTTGCCACCGGGAGGACTTTGATAGATGTTGAAAAAGGAGAGCTCACCATTCAAGCTAAAGACGAACAAGTCACATTCAAAGTTTTTAATCCTATACGCTCTCCTAATGAAGTTGAAGCTTGTTTGGCCATAAGTGTTTCTAACTTCAAGTTGATTGAAAAGATGCATGGAAAGTATAGCAATGGAGTCAAGAAAAAGGTCCCTTTTGAAGAAATTGAGAAAGGTGGGGAGCCATGGATAAGTAAGGAAGAAGAACCATCTCATTCTTCAAAGCTACcgaggaaaaagaagaagaaaaagaaacatagTAGAAAGCCTCAATCACAAATGTTGGAAGTTGGGAATAGAGTTTTTTTCTCAAACTCTCTAGTGAAATCAAGGTGTGATGGTGTAGTAGAATTATATGATGAGCATGTGGGAAGAGCATTTAAGGTAACAAGGAAAGAAGCAAAGTTTGGGGGAAGCGAGGTTGAGCAATACCAAACCTCGGTTTCCTTGAAAGATccttag